One Phycisphaerae bacterium RAS2 DNA window includes the following coding sequences:
- a CDS encoding Amidohydrolase: MVIDVHCHVGYSARRIDPAIIYFDFESDGAAAHPGYDSYFSPRLLQRIAWFFVKRMLKIDPRLQIGPELDARIEAIYQEHFSKATGVDRLVLLAFDEYRNDAGRAIGPVDKGVRFGSDLYVSNSLVRAMCAARPDRYLFGASIHPYRPGALAALEEVVRAGAVLVKWLPIHQNMSANDERTIAFLRRAAELNIAMLIHYGGEMSLSRQHMEFESALPMLGVLRDLRAEGRMPTTIVAHVATPSFRWHSRRDCDAFVESLLGEFRDAPIYADISALAAFGRTSWLRRIARRRELHAKLVWGSDFPIPVMRWPFSLMVSGRRLSEIRRMPSWIEQDLQLKRALGFDEGVFTRARELLRVG; encoded by the coding sequence ATGGTGATCGACGTTCATTGTCATGTCGGCTACAGCGCTCGGCGAATCGATCCGGCGATCATCTATTTCGATTTCGAGTCCGACGGCGCGGCCGCGCACCCCGGGTATGACAGTTATTTCTCGCCGCGCCTGCTTCAGCGGATCGCCTGGTTTTTCGTCAAGCGCATGTTGAAGATCGACCCGCGGCTTCAGATCGGCCCGGAGCTGGATGCGCGAATCGAGGCGATCTACCAGGAGCACTTTTCGAAAGCGACAGGCGTGGATCGGCTTGTCCTGCTTGCCTTCGATGAGTATCGAAATGACGCGGGCCGGGCGATCGGCCCGGTCGACAAGGGCGTGCGATTCGGCAGCGACCTGTACGTTTCCAACTCGCTGGTTCGCGCGATGTGCGCGGCGCGGCCGGATCGCTATCTCTTCGGCGCGTCGATTCACCCCTATCGGCCTGGCGCGCTGGCGGCGCTGGAGGAAGTCGTTCGGGCCGGGGCGGTGCTCGTGAAATGGCTGCCGATCCACCAGAACATGTCGGCGAACGATGAGCGGACGATTGCTTTTCTGCGCCGCGCGGCGGAGTTGAACATCGCGATGCTGATTCACTACGGCGGCGAGATGTCGCTGTCGCGCCAGCACATGGAATTTGAAAGCGCGCTGCCGATGCTCGGGGTCCTGCGCGATCTGCGCGCCGAGGGACGCATGCCGACGACGATTGTCGCGCACGTCGCCACGCCGTCATTCCGCTGGCATAGCCGGCGCGACTGCGATGCCTTTGTCGAATCGTTGCTCGGCGAATTCCGCGACGCGCCGATCTACGCGGACATTTCGGCGCTGGCTGCCTTCGGGCGGACAAGCTGGCTGCGGCGAATTGCCCGGCGGCGCGAATTGCACGCGAAGCTGGTGTGGGGCAGCGATTTTCCGATTCCCGTCATGCGCTGGCCGTTCTCGCTGATGGTCAGCGGCCGTCGGCTATCGGAGATTCGGCGGATGCCGTCGTGGATCGAGCAGGATCTGCAACTCAAGCGCGCGCTGGGATTTGATGAGGGTGTGTTCACGCGGGCGAGGGAGCTGCTTCGCGTCGGTTAG
- the choB gene encoding Cholesterol oxidase precursor, translating to MTRKDCDVLIIGSGFGGSVCALRAAEAGLRAIVLERGPRITPEFLTDVQAGRRNPLRGADSHGPFDVQRPAGLIAVMGSCVGGGSHVYTSVTVRARPDVFTEEWPAAITAKTLAQHYDRAEAIIAPSPIPIDLPRTISLESAATVMNQRVERLPLAVEWPADHSTMRATPPFEGVRAEVAAWLRGGHGVRRRSLDRTYLGAAELRGADVRPLHEVTVIEPERGGFVVHGNRLAAGPQGRFSLRAERMILAAGALNTVRLLLSCRELHRTLPAIGPALGERFYTNGDDGALLLGGRVPAERDAGPLVTAWLDGWERDRLMLMDIGLLPPLPWLAARALRSFVGSPSLGEPGRSAWIIGAMGLDRTPLRLALRNKRLICDRTATTSAFARRTRDRLQSLADALGASLVLPPAAIASPGSFTVHAMGGARMADDPVKGVTDGLGRVHSYPGLYVADASLFSSPIGVAPSLTVAALAEHVMEHLLQP from the coding sequence ATGACGCGTAAAGACTGCGATGTGCTGATCATCGGCTCCGGGTTCGGGGGCAGCGTCTGCGCATTGCGGGCGGCGGAAGCGGGTCTGCGCGCGATCGTCCTGGAGCGCGGGCCTCGAATCACGCCGGAATTCCTCACCGACGTTCAGGCGGGCCGCCGAAATCCGCTTCGCGGCGCGGACAGCCACGGCCCGTTTGACGTGCAGCGCCCAGCCGGCCTGATCGCGGTGATGGGTAGCTGCGTGGGCGGCGGCTCGCACGTTTATACATCCGTCACGGTTCGCGCCCGTCCGGACGTCTTTACCGAGGAGTGGCCCGCAGCCATCACGGCGAAAACGCTGGCGCAACATTACGATCGCGCCGAGGCAATCATCGCGCCAAGCCCCATTCCGATTGATCTGCCACGAACCATCTCCCTCGAATCCGCGGCAACCGTGATGAACCAGCGCGTCGAGCGCCTTCCTCTGGCTGTGGAATGGCCGGCCGACCATTCGACCATGCGCGCTACTCCGCCGTTTGAAGGCGTGCGTGCCGAAGTCGCCGCATGGCTTCGCGGCGGGCATGGCGTACGCCGTCGTTCGCTGGATCGCACCTACCTCGGCGCCGCGGAACTGCGCGGGGCGGATGTGCGCCCGCTGCACGAAGTCACGGTCATCGAGCCGGAGCGAGGCGGATTCGTTGTGCATGGCAACCGCCTGGCGGCCGGTCCGCAGGGGCGATTCTCGCTTCGCGCCGAACGCATGATCCTCGCGGCCGGGGCGCTGAACACCGTGCGGCTGCTGCTTTCCTGTCGCGAGCTTCATCGAACGCTGCCGGCGATCGGTCCGGCACTGGGCGAGCGATTCTATACAAACGGCGACGATGGCGCGCTGCTGCTCGGCGGGCGCGTCCCCGCCGAGCGCGACGCCGGGCCGCTCGTCACCGCCTGGCTGGACGGCTGGGAGCGCGATCGGCTGATGCTGATGGACATCGGCCTGTTGCCGCCGCTGCCCTGGCTGGCGGCGCGGGCGCTGCGATCATTCGTGGGCAGTCCGTCGCTCGGCGAACCCGGCCGCAGCGCGTGGATCATCGGCGCGATGGGCTTGGATCGCACACCGCTGCGATTAGCCCTGCGTAACAAGCGATTGATCTGCGACCGCACCGCAACAACGTCGGCGTTTGCCCGCCGCACACGCGATCGGCTGCAATCCCTCGCCGATGCGCTTGGCGCGTCGCTCGTGCTGCCTCCCGCGGCCATCGCATCCCCCGGTTCGTTCACAGTCCATGCCATGGGCGGCGCCCGCATGGCCGACGACCCGGTCAAGGGCGTGACCGATGGACTGGGCCGCGTGCACTCCTATCCCGGACTGTACGTCGCAGATGCGAGTCTGTTTAGCAGCCCCATCGGCGTCGCGCCGTCGCTCACCGTCGCGGCGCTCGCCGAGCACGTCATGGAGCACCTGCTGCAACCATGA
- the dcyD gene encoding D-cysteine desulfhydrase yields the protein MTTPARHSEYPLDRAFPALAEALPRVALGAWPTPVTASPQFANAHGLSSLHVKREDQSHPQCGGNKVRGLELLLGDAVSRGANTIITMGAAGSHHVCRTAWHAAQLGLRTVAALVPQAEAEYARRNLLCAASVGAELKLVTYVGVAPTLICEMLRPRNWHGAEPPYFIPPGGTSPRSCVGHVNAMFELRDQIDAGVLPEPDFLYVPMGSLGTAAGLLLGARLAGLKTRIIGVAVSYKWYCTAGRCVRMAMRCLRFMRRFNSSIPEVDLGTGDVEIVHSVLGEGYAQFTEKSVALAGELHRLDGVGLDGTYTAKALAGMMDFIREHDLATRRNLFWHTYHPLPPSMCAPGARNSLPPALAQYVEAEVQPLDKQLHYPRE from the coding sequence ATGACCACGCCGGCCCGCCATTCCGAGTATCCGCTCGATCGCGCGTTTCCGGCGCTGGCCGAGGCCCTGCCGCGCGTTGCACTCGGTGCATGGCCGACGCCCGTGACCGCTTCGCCGCAGTTCGCCAATGCCCACGGCCTCTCTTCGCTGCATGTCAAACGCGAAGACCAGAGCCACCCGCAATGCGGCGGCAACAAGGTGCGCGGGCTTGAACTGCTTCTGGGCGATGCGGTATCGCGCGGCGCAAACACGATCATCACGATGGGCGCGGCCGGCAGCCACCATGTCTGCCGAACCGCCTGGCATGCGGCCCAGCTCGGCTTGCGCACGGTTGCCGCACTCGTCCCGCAGGCAGAAGCCGAGTATGCACGGCGAAATCTTCTCTGCGCGGCGTCAGTCGGCGCGGAGTTGAAACTGGTCACCTATGTCGGCGTCGCTCCGACGCTGATTTGCGAAATGCTCCGGCCTCGGAACTGGCATGGCGCGGAGCCGCCCTACTTCATTCCGCCCGGCGGCACCAGCCCGCGATCCTGCGTGGGTCACGTCAACGCGATGTTTGAGCTGCGCGATCAGATCGATGCGGGCGTCCTGCCTGAACCGGATTTCCTGTATGTCCCGATGGGCAGCCTCGGCACGGCCGCAGGTCTGCTGCTGGGCGCACGGCTTGCCGGTCTGAAGACACGAATCATCGGCGTCGCCGTGTCGTACAAATGGTATTGCACGGCCGGACGCTGCGTGCGGATGGCGATGCGGTGCCTGCGATTCATGCGCCGGTTTAATTCGTCGATTCCCGAAGTTGACTTGGGCACGGGCGACGTCGAGATTGTTCACTCGGTGCTGGGCGAGGGCTATGCCCAATTCACCGAGAAATCGGTCGCGCTGGCGGGTGAACTCCACCGACTGGACGGCGTTGGGCTGGACGGAACCTACACAGCCAAGGCGCTGGCGGGAATGATGGATTTCATTCGCGAACACGATCTTGCAACTCGACGAAACCTCTTTTGGCACACCTATCATCCTTTGCCCCCGTCGATGTGCGCTCCGGGAGCGAGGAATAGCCTGCCGCCTGCCCTGGCGCAATACGTCGAGGCCGAAGTTCAGCCGCTCGACAAACAATTGCACTATCCGCGCGAGTGA